One region of Nitrospira sp. genomic DNA includes:
- a CDS encoding sigma 54-interacting transcriptional regulator, translated as MGTLRDTRDRFHILSALLQTKTLRQFDECLQEELLPILGCSILGLYLHSETTAAFSPVSDIFRDPASPAYPIAQLPAAGTIKEAAVLAGKAILANDLSNAPWTEAQAIDPHLYQRASVLVAPVSMPGESCTSTPSKILAVIVAVSLEAPGAFSEEDRVFLESLGCEIAPVLTAVFAAEERDTLVAINSRVVLGTITLDNLINSIQPILREVIDHDVIGLVRFVGGPDNRWFDIVACEGVAVDQEILRQFPFERMAPAEILTTGQPLLLTGHNQERFAEHGYFESLGVCSAMLCPLLVHGSPYGFLAIGSKRRNAFSERDLALTEHIGFHLSHAITNLSAYDQIRQLKDQLEQENIYLREEMGASLDLKSLVGDSPALQKSLRAIEMVAPTDSTVLITGETGTGKELVAQAIHRLSPRQQKALITVNCAALPPALIESELFGHEKGAFTSATSRKLGRFELAHGGTIFLDEVGELPVDVQMKLLRVLEAREFNRIGGTQTIRVDVRVLAATNVDLDQAIKRQTFRADLFYRLNVFPLRLPPLRERLQDIPLLARHFAKKYSQRHRKPVTRIHSAALKALAAYDWPGNVRELKHVIERAVIVSRGSTLTIEELDGLGRTSTSVSEPRTLAEAERAHIVDTLIRTNWVLAGKQGAAEQLGMKRSTLQHRMKKLSIARPSAQAT; from the coding sequence ATGGGCACCTTGCGTGACACACGTGACCGGTTCCACATCCTGAGCGCACTCCTGCAAACCAAGACCCTCCGCCAATTTGACGAATGCCTTCAAGAGGAACTCCTGCCGATACTCGGCTGCTCCATCTTGGGCCTGTACCTGCATAGCGAGACGACCGCAGCATTCTCTCCAGTATCAGATATTTTCCGAGACCCGGCCTCCCCGGCCTATCCGATTGCGCAACTGCCTGCAGCCGGCACGATCAAAGAGGCCGCGGTGCTCGCCGGGAAGGCCATTCTGGCCAACGATCTCAGCAACGCCCCCTGGACTGAAGCCCAGGCGATCGATCCCCATCTCTACCAACGTGCATCAGTCCTCGTGGCTCCGGTCAGCATGCCGGGAGAATCCTGCACTAGCACGCCTTCCAAGATCCTCGCGGTAATCGTGGCCGTCTCGCTGGAGGCGCCCGGCGCATTTTCCGAGGAAGATCGTGTCTTTCTCGAGTCCCTTGGTTGCGAAATCGCGCCAGTCCTGACTGCGGTCTTCGCAGCGGAGGAGCGCGATACGCTGGTCGCCATCAATAGTCGGGTCGTGCTCGGCACGATCACGCTCGACAATCTCATCAACTCGATTCAGCCCATTCTGCGCGAGGTCATCGACCATGATGTGATCGGTCTGGTGCGGTTCGTCGGAGGGCCCGACAATCGCTGGTTCGACATCGTCGCCTGTGAGGGCGTCGCGGTTGACCAGGAGATTCTCCGGCAATTTCCGTTTGAGCGCATGGCGCCGGCGGAAATCCTGACGACCGGCCAACCGCTGCTCCTGACCGGGCATAACCAGGAGCGATTCGCGGAACATGGCTATTTCGAATCCTTAGGCGTCTGTTCCGCCATGCTGTGCCCCCTCCTCGTTCATGGATCGCCCTATGGCTTCCTTGCCATCGGGAGCAAACGGCGGAACGCCTTCTCCGAGCGTGACCTGGCTCTGACGGAACACATCGGCTTCCATCTGTCCCACGCGATCACCAATCTCTCAGCCTACGACCAAATCCGTCAGCTCAAGGATCAATTGGAACAGGAAAACATCTACTTGCGCGAAGAAATGGGTGCGTCCCTGGACTTGAAAAGCCTGGTCGGCGATAGCCCCGCATTACAAAAATCGCTACGGGCGATCGAAATGGTCGCGCCCACCGATTCTACGGTGCTGATTACGGGAGAAACCGGAACCGGCAAGGAACTGGTGGCCCAGGCGATTCATCGCCTCTCGCCACGCCAGCAGAAGGCACTGATCACCGTGAACTGTGCCGCATTACCACCCGCTCTCATCGAATCCGAGTTATTTGGCCATGAAAAGGGCGCGTTCACCAGCGCGACGTCCCGCAAGTTGGGTCGCTTCGAACTCGCCCATGGCGGCACCATTTTCCTGGATGAAGTGGGGGAACTGCCGGTCGATGTGCAAATGAAACTGCTGCGCGTCCTGGAGGCCAGGGAGTTCAACCGGATCGGCGGAACCCAGACCATCCGGGTCGACGTGCGCGTACTGGCCGCCACCAACGTAGACCTGGATCAAGCCATTAAACGACAGACCTTTCGCGCGGACCTGTTCTATCGCCTCAATGTCTTCCCGCTTCGCCTCCCGCCGTTGCGCGAACGCCTGCAGGATATTCCTCTTCTAGCCCGCCACTTTGCCAAAAAATACAGCCAACGGCATCGCAAACCGGTCACCCGCATTCACAGCGCCGCGCTCAAGGCGCTGGCCGCCTATGACTGGCCCGGCAATGTGCGCGAATTGAAGCATGTCATTGAGCGCGCCGTGATCGTCAGCCGCGGGTCAACGTTGACGATCGAGGAACTCGACGGCCTCGGGCGCACCAGCACTTCCGTTTCGGAGCCGCGCACACTCGCGGAAGCCGAGCGCGCGCATATCGTTGATACCTTGATTCGAACCAATTGGGTCCTCGCCGGCAAACAAGGAGCGGCGGAACAATTGGGGATGAAGCGGTCCACCCTCCAACACCGCATGAAAAAGCTGTCGATCGCCCGCCCATCTGCTCAGGCCACCTGA